The following are encoded together in the Thunnus maccoyii chromosome 18, fThuMac1.1, whole genome shotgun sequence genome:
- the LOC121883512 gene encoding myosin heavy chain, fast skeletal muscle-like: MSTDAEMECYGPAAIYLRKPERERIEAQTAPFDAKTAFFVTEKEEMYLKGKLVKREGGKATVETDCGKTLTVKEDEIFPRNPPKFDKIEDMAMMTHLNEPCVLYNLKERFASWMIYTYSGLFCVVVNPYKWLPVYDAVVVGGYRGKKRIEAPPHIFSISDNAYQFMHTDRENQSILITGESGAGKTVNTKRVIQYFATIAAIGAKKAEPTPGKMQGSLEDQIVAANPLLESYGNAKTVRNDNSSRFGKFIRIHFGSSGKLASADIETYLLEKSRVTFQLSAERSYHIFYQLMTGHQPELLEGLLITTNPYDYPMVSQGEISVKSIDDVEEFIATDTAIDILGFTAEEKMGIYKLTGAVMHHGNMQFKQKQREEQAEPDGTEVADKIAYLLGLNSADMLKALCYPRVKVGNEMVTKGQTVPQVHNSVMALCKSIYEKMFLWMVVRINEMLDTKQPRQYFIGVLDIAGFEIFDFNSLEQLCINFTNEKLQQFFNHHMFVLEQEEYKKEGIVWEFIDFGMDLAACIELIEKPMGIFSILEEECMFPKASDTTFKNKLHDQHLGKTKAFEKPKPAKGKPEAHFSLVHYAGTVDYNISGWLDKNKDPLNDSVVQLYQKASNKLLAFLYAKHGAADEAGGGGKKGKKKGGSFQTVSALFRENLGKLMTNLRSTHPHFVRCLIPNESKTPGLMENFLVIHQLRCNGVLEGIRICRKGFPSRILYGDFKQRYKVLNASVIPEGQFIDNKKAAEKLLGSIDVDHTQYKFGHTKVFFKAGLLGTLEEMRDEKLANLVTMTQALCRGFLMRTEFVKMMERREAVFGIQYNIRSFMNVKNWPWMNLYFKIKPLLKSAETEKELMNMKENYEKMKTDLATALAKKKELEEKMVSLLQEKNDLQLQVASEVENLSDAEERCEGLIKSKIQLEAKLKETTERLEDEEEINAELTGKKRKLEDECSELKKDIDDLELTLAKVEKEKHATENKVKNLTEEMASQDESIAKLTKEKKALQEAHQQTLDDLQAEEDKVNTLTKAKTKLEQQVDDLEGSLEQEKKLRMDLERAKRKLEGDLKLAQESIMDLENDKQQSEEKIKKKEFETSQLLSKIEDEQSLGAQLQKKIKELQARIEELEEEIEAERAARAKVEKQRADLSRELEEISERLEEAGGATAAQIEMNKKREAEFQKLRRDLEESTLQHEATAAALRKKQADSVAELGEQIDNLQRVKQKLEKEKSEYKMEIDDLSSNMEAIAKSKGNLEKMCRTLEDQLSELKAKNDENVRQLNDISAQRARLQTENGEYSRQIEEKDALVSQLTRGKQAYTQQIEELKRHIEEEVKAKNALAHGVQSARHDCDLLREQFEEEQEAKAELQRGMSKANSEVAQWRTKYETDAIQRTEELEEAKKKLAQRLQDAEESIEAVNSKCASLEKTKQRLQGEVEDLMIDVERANGLAANLDKKQRNFDKVLAEWKQKYEEGQAELEGAQKEARSLSTELFKMKNSYEEALDQLETMKRENKNLQQEISDLTEQIGETGKSIHELEKAKKTVETEKTEIQSALEEAEGTLEHEEAKILRVQLELNQIKGEVDRKLAEKDEEMEQIKRNSQRVIDSMQSTLDSEVRSRNDALRVKKKMEGDLNEMEIQLSHANRQAAESQKQLRNVQGQLKDAQLHLDDAVRGHEDMKEQAAMVERRNGLMVAEIEELRAALEQTERGRKVAEQELVDASERVGLLHSQNTSLLNTKKKLESDLVQVQGEVDDTIQESRNAEEKAKKAITDAAMMAEELKKEQDTSAHLDRMKKNLEVTVKDLQHRLDEAENLAMKGGKKQLQKLESRVRELETEVDAEQRRGADAVKGVRKYERRVKELTYQTEEDKKNVHRLQDLVDKLQLKVKAYKRQAEEAEEQANTHLSRFRKVQHELEEAQERADISESQVNKLRAKSRDHGKSDAAE, from the exons AAGAAGATGAAATCTTTCCCAGGAACCCTCCAAAGTTTGATAAAATTGAGGACATGGCCATGATGACCCACCTCAACGAGCCCTGTGTGTTGTATAACCTCAAAGAGCGTTTTGCATCCTGGATGATCTAC ACCTACTCTGGGCTGTTTTGCGTTGTTGTGAATCCCTACAAGTGGCTTCCAGTGTATGATGCTGTAGTTGTGGGAGGATACAGAGGCAAGAAGAGGATTGAGGCACCACCTCacatcttctccatctctgaTAATGCCTATCAGTTCATGCACACAG aTCGTGAGAACCAGTCTATCCTGATTAC TGGAGAATCCGGTGCAGGAAAGACTGTCAACACCAAGCGTGTCATCCAATACTTTGCAACAATTGCAGCTATTGGAGCCAAGAAGGCTGAGCCAACACCTGGCAAGATGCAG GGCTCCCTTGAGGACCAAATTGTTGCAGCCAACCCTCTGCTGGAGTCCTATGGTAATGCCAAGACTGTGAGGAATGACAACTCCTCTCGTTTT GGTAAATTCATCAGAATCCATTTTGGCTCTTCTGGAAAGCTGGCTTCAGCTGATATTGAAACAT ATCTGCTGGAGAAGTCTCGTGTAACCTTCCAGTTGTCTGCTGAGAGGAGCTACCACATCTTCTATCAGCTGATGACTGGCCACCAGCCTGAGCTCCTGG AGGGTCTTCTGATCACCACCAACCCCTATGACTACCCAATGGTCAGTCAGGGTGAAATCTCTGTCAAAAGCATCGATGATGTGGAGGAGTTCATTGCAacagat ACTGCTATTGACATCTTGGGCTTCACTGCTGAGGAGAAGATGGGCATCTACAAGCTGACTGGTGCTGTGATGCACCATGGCAACATGCAATTCAAGCAAAAGCAGCGTGAGGAGCAGGCTGAACCTGATGGCACTGAGG tgGCTGATAAAATCGCCTACCTCCTGGGCCTGAACTCAGCTGATATGCTGAAAGCTCTGTGTTACCCTAGAGTCAAGGTCGGAAATGAGATGGTGACCAAAGGTCAGACTGTCCCACAG GTCCACAATTCTGTCATGGCTCTGTGCAAGTCTatctatgagaaaatgttcttgtgGATGGTCGTCCGTATCAATGAGATGCTGGACACAAAGCAGCCAAGACAATACTTCATTGGAGTGTTGGATATCGCTGGATTTGAGATCTTTGAT TTCAACAGCTTGGAGCAACTCTGCATCAACTTCACCAATGAGAAACTGCAACAGTTCTTCAACCACCACATGTTTGTCCTGGAGCAAGAGGAGTACAAGAAAGAGGGCATTGTCTGGGAGTTCATTGACTTCGGTATGGACTTGGCTGCCTGCATTGAGCTTATTGAGAAG ccaATGGGCATCTTCTCCATCCTTGAAGAGGAGTGCATGTTCCCCAAGGCCTCTGACACAACTTTCAAGAACAAGCTGCATGATCAGCATCTTGGAAAGACCAAGGCCTTTGAGAAGCCAAAACCTGCAAAGGGCAAGCCTGAGGCTCACTTCTCCCTGGTTCACTATGCTGGTACAGTGGACTACAATATCAGTGGCTGGTTGGACAAGAACAAGGACCCCCTGAATGACTCAGTTGTCCAGCTCTATCAGAAGGCCTCAAACAAACTTCTGGCCTTCCTGTATGCAAAACATGGTGCAGCTGATG AGGCTGGTGGCGGCGGCaaaaagggaaagaagaagGGTGGTTCCTTCCAGACTGTGTCTGCTCTTTTCAGG GAAAACTTGGGCAAGCTGATGACCAACTTGAGGAGCACTCACCCTCATTTTGTCCGTTGCCTGATTCCTAATGAATCAAAGACCCCAG GTCTTATGGAGAACTTCTTGGTCATCCATCAGCTAAGGTGTAATGGTGTGCTGGAAGGCATCAGAATTTGCAGAAAGGGCTTCCCCAGCAGAATCCTCTACGGTGACTTCAAGCAGAG ATACAAAGTATTAAATGCCAGCGTCATCCCTGAGGGACAGTTCATTGACAACAAGAAAGCTGCAGAGAAGCTGCTAGGCTCCATTGATGTGGATCACACTCAGTACAAGTTTGGGCACACTAAG GTGTTCTTCAAAGCTGGTCTGCTGGGTACactggaggagatgagagatgagAAACTGGCTAATCTGGTGACCATGACTCAGGCTCTCTGCAGAGGATTCCTCATGAGGACTGAGTTTGTTaagatgatggagaggag AGAGGCTGTCTTCGGTATTCAGTACAATATCCGTTCATTCATGAATGTCAAAAACTGGCCATGGATGAATCTGTACTTCAAGATCAAGCCTCTTCTAAAGAGCGCTGAGACTGAGAAGGAGCTGATGAACATGAAGGAGAACTATGAGAAGATGAAAACAGACCTGGCCACTGCCCTGGCCAAGaagaaggagctggaggagaagatGGTTTCCCTGCTGCAGGAAAAGAATGACCTGCAACTGCAAGTGGCTTCT GAAGTTGAGAACCTCTCAGATGCAGAGGAAAGGTGTGAAGGTCTGATTAAGAGCAAGATCCAACTCGAGGCCAAACTCAAAGAGACAACTGAGAGActggaagatgaagaggaaatcaATGCTGAGCTGACTGGCAAGAAGAGGAAGCTGGAGGATGAATGCTCTGAGCTGAAGAAAGATATTGATGACTTGGAGCTCACCTTGGCTAAAGTGGAGAAGGAGAAACATGCAACTGAAAACAAG GTGAAAAACCTGACAGAGGAGATGGCATCTCAAGATGAGTCTATTGCCAAGTTAACCAAGGAGAAGAAAGCCCTCCAAGAGGCTCACCAGCAAACGCTGGACGATCTCCAGGCAGAGGAAGACAAAGTCAACACTCTGACCAAGGCCAAGACAAAGCTGGAACAGCAAGTGGATGAT CTTGAGGGATCACTGGAGCAAGAGAAGAAGCTCCGTATGGACCTTGAGAGAGCCAAGAGGAAGCTTGAGGGAGATCTGAAACTGGCCCAGGAATCCATAATGGATCTGGAGAATGACAAGCAGCAATCTGAGGAGAAAATCAAGAA GAAGGAGTTTGAGACCAGCCAGCTGCTCAGCAAGATTGAGGATGAACAGTCTCTTGGTGCTCAGCTTCAGAAGAAGATCAAGGAACTCCAG GCTCGTATTGAGGAGCTGGAAGAAGAAATTGAGGCTGAGCGGGCTGCTCGGGCTAAGGTGGAGAAGCAGAGGGCTGACCTCTCCAGGGAACTTGAGGAGATCAGTGAGAGGCTTGAGGAAGCTGGTGGAGCAACAGCCGCTCAGATTGAGATGAACAAGAAGCGTGAGGCTGAGTTCCAGAAGCTGCGCCGTGACCTTGAAGAGTCAACCCTGCAGCATGAAGCTACCGCAGCAGCTCTCCGCAAGAAACAGGCCGACAGTGTTGCAGAGCTGGGAGAGCAGATCGACAACCTCCAGCGTGTCAAACAGAAGCTTGAGAAGGAGAAGAGCGAGTACAAGATGGAGATTGATGACCTCTCCAGCAACATGGAGGCTATAGCTAAATCCAAA GGCAACTTGGAAAAAATGTGCAGAACTCTTGAGGACCAGCTGAGTGAGCTGAAGGCCAAAAACGATGAGAATGTGCGCCAGCTGAATGACATAAGTGCACAGAGGGcaagactgcagacagagaatg GTGAGTATTCCCGCCAGATTGAGGAGAAAGACGCTCTTGTTTCCCAACTGACCAGGGGCAAGCAGGCTTACACTCAGCAAATTGAGGAGTTGAAGAGACACATTGAGGAAGAAGTGAAG GCAAAGAATGCCCTGGCCCATGGTGTTCAGTCAGCCCGCCATGACTGTGACCTGCTCAGAGAGCAGTTTGAGGAGGAGCAAGAGGCTAAAGCTGAGCTGCAGCGTGGAATGTCCAAGGCTAACAGCGAAGTGGCTCAGTGGAGAACCAAATATGAGACTGATGCTATCCAGCGCactgaggagctggaggaggccaA GAAAAAGCTTGCCCAGCGTCTGCAGGATGCTGAGGAGTCCATTGAGGCTGTGAACTCAAAGTGCGCCTCTTTGGAGAAGACCAAGCAGAGGCTACAGGGTGAGGTGGAGGACCTCATGATTGATGTAGAGAGAGCTAATGGTCTGGCTGCCAACCTTGACAAGAAACAGAGGAACTTTGATAAG GTCCTTGCAGAATGGAAACAGAAATATGAGGAGGGCCAGGCAGAGCTGGAAGGAGCCCAGAAGGAGGCTCGCTCTCTCAGCACTGAACTGTTCAAGATGAAGAACTCTTACGAGGAGGCTCTGGATCAGCTGGAGACcatgaagagagagaacaagaaccTGCAGC AGGAGATCTCAGACCTGACTGAACAGATTGGTGAAACCGGAAAGAGTATCCATGAGCTGGAGAAAGCCAAGAAGACTGTGGAGACCGAGAAGACTGAAATTCAGTCAGCACTGGAGGAAGCAGAG GGCACACTGGAGCATGAGGAAGCCAAGATTCTCCGTGTTCAGCTTGAGCTTAACCAGATCAAAGGTGAGGTTGACAGGAAACTTGCAGAAAAGGACGAGGAGATGGAGCAGATCAAGAGGAACAGCCAGAGGGTGATTGACTCCATGCAGAGCACTCTCGATTCTGAGGTCAGGAGCAGGAATGATGCCCTGAGAGtcaagaagaagatggagggagaCCTGAATGAGATGGAGATTCAGCTGAGCCATGCCAACAGGCAGGCTGCTGAGTCCCAGAAACAACTGAGGAATGTCCAGGGACAGCTCAAG GATGCCCAACTGCACCTTGATGATGCTGTCAGAGGACATGAAGACATGAAGGAGCAGGCTGCCATGGTGGAGCGCAGAAATGGCCTGATGGTGGCGGAGAtcgaggagctgagagctgctctggagcagacagagagaggacgcAAAGTGGCTGAGCAGGAGTTGGTTGATGCTAGTGAGCGTGTCGGACTGCTTCACTCTCAG aACACCAGTCTTCTGAACACCAAGAAGAAGCTGGAGTCTGACCTTGTGCAGGTTCAGGGTGAAGTGGACGACACTATTCAGGAATCAAGAAATGCTGAGGAGAAAGCCAAAAAGGCTATCACTGAT GCTGCCATGATGgctgaggagctgaagaaggagcAGGACACCAGTGCTCACCTGGACAGGATGAAGAAGAACCTGGAGGTCACAGTCAAGGACCTGCAGCACCGTCTGGATGAGGCTGAGAACCTCGCCATGAAGGGTGGCAAGAAGCAGCTCCAGAAACTGGAGTCAAGG GTCCGTGAACTGGAAACCGAAGTTGATGCCGAGCAGAGACGTGGAGCTGATGCTGTTAAGGGAGTCCGCAAATATGAGCGGAGAGTGAAGGAGCTGACTTACCAG ACTGAGGAAGACAAGAAGAATGTGCATAGACTTCAGGATCTGGTGGATAAGCTGCAGCTCAAAGTAAAGGCTTACAAGAGACAAGCTGAGGAGGCT GAGGAGCAGGCCAACACTCACTTGTCTAGGTTCAGGAAGGTCCAGCATGAGCTGGAGGAAGCTCAGGAGCGCGCTGACATCTCTGAGTCCCAGGTCAACAAGCTGAGAGCCAAGAGCCGTGATCATGGAAAG tCTGATGCTGCTGAATAA